From Proteus vulgaris:
TTTACCTTTGTTTCGACCTCTAATGCGTTTGTATTACGTGGGGCAACCATTGTTTTTGTTGATATTCGTCCAGATACCATGAATATCGATGAAACAAAAATTGAAGCGGCAATTACAGACAAAACTCGTGCTATCGTGCCTGTTCATTATGCGGGTGTTGCGTGTGAAATGGACACGATTATGGCTATTGCGAAAAGACATAATCTGTTTGTTATCGAAGATGCTGCACAAGGCGTCATGTCAACTTACAAAGGTAAGGCTTTGGGCACTATTGGTCATATTGGTTGCTATAGCTTCCATGAGACTAAAAACTACTCATCAGGTGGTGAGGGTGGTGCAACGCTCATTAACGATCCTGACTTAATCAATCGTGCAGAAGTTATCCGTGAAAAAGGCACTAATCGTAGCCAATTTTTCCGTGGACAAGTCGATAAATACACTTGGCGTGATATTGGTTCTAGTTACTTAATGTCAGATTTACAAGCTGCATATTTATGGGCACAGCTTGAAGAAGCCGAAAAAATTAATGAACGTCGCTTAGCGTTTTGGCAGATTTACTATGACGCATTGACGCCATTAGCAGAGAAAGACTTATTAGCGCTTCCAATCGTTCCTGAAGGATTAGAACACAATGCGCATATGTTCTATATCAAACTGAACAATATCGAGCAACGTACTGCGTTTAATGATTATATGAAAGCGCACGATGTTTTAACTGTCTTCCACTATGTGTCATTGCATACCAGCCCAGCAGGTATGAAGTTTGGCCGTTTTGATGGTGAAGATATTTTCACTACGCAAGAAAGTGAACGTTTAGTGCGTTTACCTATGTTCTACAATATGACAGAAGAAGAACAGCAAACCGTTATTGGCCATATTCGCGATTTCTTTGCTTAATTAT
This genomic window contains:
- the rffA gene encoding dTDP-4-amino-4,6-dideoxygalactose transaminase, with product MIPFNKPPVVGTELEYMKQAMESGKLCGDGNFTKKCEKWLEEQFHCHKTLLTPSCTASLEMAAILLDIKPGDEVIMPSFTFVSTSNAFVLRGATIVFVDIRPDTMNIDETKIEAAITDKTRAIVPVHYAGVACEMDTIMAIAKRHNLFVIEDAAQGVMSTYKGKALGTIGHIGCYSFHETKNYSSGGEGGATLINDPDLINRAEVIREKGTNRSQFFRGQVDKYTWRDIGSSYLMSDLQAAYLWAQLEEAEKINERRLAFWQIYYDALTPLAEKDLLALPIVPEGLEHNAHMFYIKLNNIEQRTAFNDYMKAHDVLTVFHYVSLHTSPAGMKFGRFDGEDIFTTQESERLVRLPMFYNMTEEEQQTVIGHIRDFFA